A single genomic interval of Bradyrhizobium sp. sBnM-33 harbors:
- a CDS encoding lyase: MNRRQFLGTAAAGFLAAPALLRHASAQEGPFRVKYYPVKSGMGSRDTTPAPDGTIWFCGQRNGTLGRLDPRDGSYKLVDLGKGAAPHGVIIGPDGAPWITEGGQNAIARVDPGDHKVTLFRLPEKEAYANLNTGVFDKSGIYWFTGQSGIYGRLDPKSGDMTVFKSPRGRGTYGMTVTPKGDVWYASLAGSHIAKIDPTTGNATVVEPPTPNQGARRVWSDSKGRIWVSEWNSGQVSVHNPADGSWKAWKLPGSNPRAYAVYVDDKDKVWLTDFGANAIVRFDPVTEKFNAFPSDKPGANVRQLDGRPGETWGGESGNDRLVVIQTVA; this comes from the coding sequence ATGAATCGCCGCCAGTTTCTTGGAACCGCCGCTGCCGGATTCCTTGCCGCGCCCGCGCTCCTGCGCCATGCGAGCGCCCAGGAAGGTCCGTTCCGCGTCAAATATTATCCGGTCAAGTCAGGCATGGGTTCGCGCGACACGACGCCTGCCCCCGATGGCACGATCTGGTTCTGCGGGCAGCGCAACGGCACGCTCGGGCGTCTCGATCCACGCGACGGCTCCTACAAGCTGGTCGATCTCGGCAAGGGCGCTGCGCCCCATGGCGTTATCATTGGGCCGGACGGCGCGCCATGGATCACCGAGGGCGGACAGAACGCGATCGCGCGCGTCGATCCCGGCGATCACAAGGTGACGCTGTTCCGCCTGCCTGAAAAGGAGGCATACGCCAACCTCAACACCGGCGTTTTCGACAAGAGCGGCATCTATTGGTTCACCGGCCAGTCCGGCATCTACGGCCGGCTCGATCCGAAATCGGGCGATATGACGGTGTTCAAATCGCCGCGCGGCCGCGGCACCTACGGCATGACCGTCACGCCGAAGGGCGACGTCTGGTACGCCTCGCTGGCCGGCAGCCACATCGCCAAGATTGATCCGACCACCGGCAACGCGACTGTGGTCGAGCCGCCGACGCCGAACCAGGGTGCGCGGCGCGTATGGTCGGATTCGAAGGGGCGGATCTGGGTCAGCGAATGGAACAGCGGCCAAGTATCGGTGCACAATCCCGCCGATGGCTCCTGGAAAGCGTGGAAATTGCCGGGCAGCAACCCGCGGGCCTATGCGGTTTATGTCGACGACAAGGACAAGGTCTGGCTCACCGACTTCGGTGCCAACGCGATCGTGCGCTTCGATCCAGTGACGGAGAAATTCAACGCATTCCCCAGCGATAAACCGGGCGCGAATGTGCGCCAGCTCGACGGCCGGCCCGGCGAAACCTGGGGCGGCGAGTCCGGCAATGACCGCCTGGTCGTGATACAGACGGTCGCGTGA
- the eno gene encoding phosphopyruvate hydratase gives MTAIVDIIGREILDSRGNPTVEVDVVLEDGSIGRAAVPSGASTGAHEAVELRDGDKQRYLGKGVQKAVEAVNGEIFEALSDQAVEDQVHIDQIMIDLDGTPNKSRLGANAILGVSLACAKAAAESFDMPLYRYVGGTSARTLPVPMMNIINGGAHADNPIDFQEFMILPVGAASFAEALRCGSEIFHTLRSELKKAGHNTNVGDEGGFAPNLPSADAALEFVVSAIGKAGYKAGEDVMLGLDCAATEFFKDGNYVYSGENKTRSRSEQAKYLADLVSRYPIVTIEDGMSEDDMDGWKELTDLIGKKCQLVGDDLFVTNVTRLADGIKNGRANSILIKVNQIGTLTETLAAVELAHKYGYTSVMSHRSGETEDSTIADLAVATNCGQIKTGSLARSDRTAKYNQLLRIEQQLGNQAKYAGKSALKALA, from the coding sequence ATGACCGCCATCGTCGACATCATTGGCCGTGAAATTCTCGATAGCCGGGGCAATCCCACCGTTGAAGTCGATGTGGTGCTGGAAGACGGCTCGATCGGCCGGGCGGCTGTTCCCTCCGGTGCGTCCACCGGCGCCCATGAGGCGGTCGAGCTACGGGACGGCGACAAGCAACGCTATCTCGGCAAGGGCGTGCAGAAGGCGGTGGAAGCCGTCAACGGCGAGATCTTCGAGGCACTGAGCGATCAGGCCGTCGAGGACCAGGTCCACATCGACCAGATCATGATCGATCTCGACGGCACGCCGAACAAGAGCCGGCTCGGTGCCAACGCCATCCTCGGCGTTTCGCTGGCCTGCGCCAAGGCGGCGGCCGAATCCTTCGACATGCCGCTCTATCGTTACGTCGGCGGCACCTCGGCGCGGACGCTGCCGGTGCCGATGATGAACATCATCAATGGCGGCGCGCATGCCGACAACCCGATCGACTTTCAGGAGTTCATGATCCTTCCCGTGGGCGCCGCGAGCTTCGCCGAGGCGCTGCGCTGCGGTTCGGAAATCTTCCACACGCTGCGCAGCGAACTGAAGAAGGCCGGCCATAACACCAATGTCGGCGACGAGGGCGGTTTTGCGCCGAACCTGCCGTCGGCGGATGCAGCGCTCGAGTTCGTGGTGAGCGCGATCGGCAAGGCCGGCTACAAGGCGGGCGAGGATGTGATGCTCGGCCTCGACTGCGCGGCCACCGAGTTCTTCAAGGACGGCAATTACGTCTACAGCGGCGAGAACAAGACCCGCTCGCGTTCCGAGCAGGCAAAATATCTCGCCGATCTCGTCTCGCGTTATCCGATCGTCACCATCGAGGACGGCATGTCAGAGGATGACATGGACGGCTGGAAGGAATTGACCGACCTGATCGGCAAGAAGTGCCAGCTCGTCGGCGACGACCTGTTCGTCACCAATGTCACCCGTCTTGCCGACGGCATCAAGAACGGCCGCGCCAATTCGATCCTGATCAAGGTCAACCAGATCGGCACGCTGACGGAGACCCTCGCCGCCGTCGAGCTGGCCCACAAATACGGTTACACTTCCGTGATGTCGCACCGTTCCGGCGAGACGGAAGATTCCACCATCGCCGATCTCGCAGTCGCCACCAATTGCGGCCAGATCAAAACCGGATCATTGGCGCGCTCCGACCGCACCGCCAAGTACAACCAGCTCCTGCGTATCGAGCAGCAACTCGGCAATCAGGCGAAATATGCCGGCAAATCGGCGCTGAAGGCCTTGGCTTAA
- a CDS encoding zinc-binding dehydrogenase: protein MSDGKSGLQLRSLLKKSGELELSLVDVPTPEPADDEVVVRVEATPINPSDLGLLIGPADMSTAKESGTKEAPVVTAKMPEAAMRMMAARLDQSLPVGNEGAGVVIGTGSSDAAKALMGKAVSMIGGAMYTQYRTIKVRDVMELPPGTTPADGASWFVNPLTALGMTETMRRENHKALVHTAAASNLGQMLNKICIKDGIGLVNIVRSKEQADILHKIGAKYVVDSTSDTFMDDLTNALVETGATIAFDAIGGGKLASQILTCMEIAANKTAKEYSRYGSNVYKQVYIYGSLDNRPTELSRTFGLTWGVGGWLLTPFLQKIGPAEIGRLRQRVASELKTTFASHYTQVVSLQEALQLSNIAVYNKRSTGEKFLINPNKG, encoded by the coding sequence ATGAGTGACGGCAAGAGCGGGCTTCAACTGCGTTCGCTGCTCAAGAAGAGCGGCGAACTCGAACTGTCGCTGGTCGATGTCCCAACGCCCGAGCCGGCCGACGACGAAGTCGTGGTCCGTGTCGAGGCGACCCCGATCAATCCGTCCGACCTCGGGCTGCTGATCGGTCCCGCCGACATGTCGACGGCAAAGGAGTCCGGCACCAAGGAAGCGCCCGTGGTCACGGCGAAGATGCCGGAAGCCGCGATGCGGATGATGGCGGCGCGGCTCGACCAGTCGCTCCCCGTCGGCAATGAAGGTGCCGGCGTGGTGATCGGGACCGGATCGTCGGACGCCGCGAAAGCGCTGATGGGCAAGGCGGTCTCGATGATCGGCGGCGCGATGTATACGCAGTATCGCACCATCAAGGTCAGGGACGTCATGGAGCTGCCCCCCGGCACAACGCCGGCCGACGGTGCATCATGGTTCGTCAATCCCTTGACCGCGCTTGGGATGACCGAGACGATGCGGCGCGAGAACCACAAGGCGCTGGTGCACACCGCGGCCGCCTCCAATCTCGGGCAGATGCTCAACAAGATCTGCATCAAGGACGGCATCGGCCTCGTCAATATCGTGCGCAGCAAGGAGCAGGCCGACATCCTGCACAAGATCGGCGCCAAATATGTCGTCGATTCCACGTCAGACACATTCATGGACGACCTGACCAACGCGCTGGTGGAAACCGGTGCCACCATTGCATTCGACGCCATCGGCGGCGGCAAGCTGGCAAGCCAGATCCTCACCTGCATGGAAATCGCGGCCAACAAGACCGCCAAGGAATACAGCCGCTACGGCTCGAACGTGTACAAGCAGGTCTATATCTATGGCAGCCTCGATAACCGTCCGACCGAGTTGAGCCGCACCTTCGGCCTGACCTGGGGCGTTGGCGGCTGGCTCCTGACGCCGTTCCTGCAGAAGATCGGCCCCGCCGAAATCGGCCGCTTACGCCAGCGCGTGGCCTCCGAGCTCAAGACCACCTTTGCCAGCCACTACACGCAGGTGGTATCGCTGCAGGAGGCACTGCAGCTTTCCAACATCGCCGTCTACAACAAGCGCTCAACCGGCGAGAAATTCCTGATCAATCCGAACAAGGGATGA
- a CDS encoding NADPH-dependent FMN reductase, with protein MATHTIVTIVGSLRKESFSLKVANALAKLAPASLKLDVTTLHDISFFNQDLEAAPPADWLAFREKLQKSNGVLFVTPEYNRSIPGVLKNAIDVGSRPYGKSSFLGKPTGIVSNSPGALGGVSAAKHLQNILPGISGPILGQPEIYLNAVGDAFNEQGELVKEAVQKVLQQYIDAFAAFIERQNR; from the coding sequence ATGGCCACCCATACCATCGTCACGATCGTCGGCTCTCTCCGCAAGGAGAGCTTTTCGCTCAAGGTCGCCAATGCGCTCGCCAAGCTGGCGCCGGCTTCGCTCAAGCTCGATGTGACCACGTTGCATGACATTTCCTTCTTCAACCAGGATTTGGAAGCAGCACCGCCGGCTGACTGGCTGGCGTTTCGCGAAAAGCTGCAGAAGTCGAACGGCGTGCTGTTCGTGACGCCCGAATATAATCGCTCGATTCCCGGTGTCCTGAAGAACGCGATCGACGTCGGCTCGCGTCCCTACGGCAAGAGCTCGTTCCTTGGCAAACCGACCGGCATCGTCAGCAACTCGCCCGGCGCGCTCGGCGGCGTCAGCGCAGCCAAGCATTTGCAGAACATCCTGCCGGGTATCTCCGGTCCGATCCTCGGACAGCCCGAAATTTACCTCAACGCCGTTGGTGACGCCTTTAACGAGCAGGGCGAGCTCGTGAAGGAAGCGGTGCAGAAGGTGCTGCAGCAATATATCGACGCGTTTGCGGCTTTCATCGAGAGGCAGAACAGGTAA
- a CDS encoding FtsB family cell division protein — MVSRTRLKSILTGLALYTVAAMMVGYFGVNAYTGKYGLNARQELDQEIIALTSELARLKRERAEGEQRVSLLRSDRVDPDMLDERARFQLDYANPRDLIRIVKPN, encoded by the coding sequence ATGGTCTCCCGCACCCGATTGAAATCGATCCTGACCGGACTCGCCCTCTATACGGTGGCGGCGATGATGGTCGGCTATTTCGGCGTCAATGCTTATACCGGCAAATACGGCTTGAACGCGCGCCAGGAGCTTGATCAGGAAATCATTGCCCTGACTTCGGAACTGGCGCGGCTGAAGCGGGAGCGGGCAGAGGGCGAGCAGCGGGTATCGCTGCTGCGCTCCGACCGGGTCGACCCAGACATGCTGGATGAGCGCGCGCGCTTCCAGCTCGACTACGCCAATCCGCGCGATCTGATCCGGATCGTCAAGCCAAATTAA
- the pdhA gene encoding pyruvate dehydrogenase (acetyl-transferring) E1 component subunit alpha: protein MAAPKKSVAKESGQEKADGSPPEFTKAQELAALRDMLLIRRFEEKAGQLYGMGAIGGFCHLYIGQEAVVVGMQMALKKGDQVITGYRDHGHMLACGMSANGVMAELTGRRGGYSKGKGGSMHMFSMEKNFFGGHGIVGAQVSLGTGLAFANRYRGNDFVSVAYFGDGASNQGQVYESFNMAELWKLPVIYVIENNRYAMGTSVTRSSALTDFSKRGASFNIPGQQVDGMDVRAVKAAGDEAVAWCRAGKGPFILEMQTYRYRGHSMSDPAKYRTREEVEKIRTDQDPIEQVRNRLLAAKVSEQELKAIDAEVREIVNASADFAQRDPEPDPSELWTDVYR, encoded by the coding sequence ATGGCTGCACCCAAGAAAAGCGTCGCGAAAGAATCAGGGCAGGAGAAGGCAGACGGGTCCCCACCGGAATTCACCAAGGCGCAGGAACTGGCCGCGCTGCGGGACATGCTCCTGATCCGCCGCTTCGAGGAAAAGGCCGGCCAGCTCTACGGCATGGGTGCGATCGGCGGCTTCTGCCATCTCTATATCGGCCAGGAAGCTGTGGTGGTTGGAATGCAGATGGCCCTGAAAAAGGGCGATCAGGTCATAACCGGATACCGGGACCACGGCCACATGTTGGCCTGCGGGATGTCCGCCAACGGCGTGATGGCCGAACTCACCGGGCGCCGCGGCGGCTATTCCAAGGGCAAAGGCGGCTCCATGCATATGTTCAGCATGGAAAAGAATTTCTTCGGCGGCCACGGCATCGTCGGCGCCCAGGTTTCGCTCGGGACCGGCCTTGCTTTCGCCAATCGTTATCGCGGCAATGATTTCGTCAGCGTCGCCTATTTCGGCGACGGCGCGTCCAACCAGGGCCAGGTCTACGAGAGCTTTAACATGGCGGAGCTGTGGAAGCTCCCGGTGATCTACGTGATCGAGAACAACCGCTACGCCATGGGCACGTCGGTGACGCGCTCCTCCGCCCTGACCGATTTTTCCAAGCGCGGCGCCTCCTTCAACATTCCGGGCCAACAGGTCGACGGCATGGATGTGCGCGCCGTGAAGGCTGCGGGCGACGAGGCGGTCGCCTGGTGCCGCGCCGGCAAGGGGCCGTTCATCCTGGAGATGCAGACCTACCGTTACCGCGGCCACTCGATGTCGGACCCGGCCAAATACCGTACCCGCGAAGAGGTCGAAAAGATCCGCACCGATCAGGATCCGATCGAGCAGGTTCGCAATCGCCTGCTGGCCGCCAAGGTCAGCGAGCAGGAGCTGAAGGCGATCGATGCCGAGGTGCGCGAAATCGTCAACGCATCCGCCGATTTCGCCCAGCGCGATCCCGAGCCCGATCCGTCCGAGCTCTGGACCGACGTCTATCGCTAA
- a CDS encoding pyruvate dehydrogenase complex E1 component subunit beta, which produces MPIQVLMPALSPTMEKGNLAKWLKKEGEPIKSGDVIAEIETDKATMEVEATDEGTLGKILIPEGTADVAVNTPIATILADGESAADLGKASAPAQAAKAAESAPPAEAKAEAPQPKAEKAPAAPPAAVAEPDPEVPAGTEMITQTIREALRDAMAEEMRRDPDVFIMGEEVAEYQGAYKVTQGLLQEFGARRVIDTPITEHGFTGVGVGAAMSGLKPIVEFMTFNFAMQAIDQIINSAAKTLYMSGGQMGCSIVFRGPNGAAARVAAQHSQDYSAWYSQIPGLKVIAPFSAADYKGLLKAAIRDPNPVIFLENEVLYGHTGQVPKLDDYVIPIGKARIVRSGKDVTLISWSNGMTYALKAADELAKEGIEAEVIDLRTLRPMDTETIIASVKKTGRAVTVEEGWQQSGVGAEIAARIMEHAFDYLDAPVARVSGKDVPMPYAANLEKLALPSVAEVVQAAKAVAYR; this is translated from the coding sequence ATGCCCATTCAAGTGCTGATGCCTGCGCTGTCGCCCACCATGGAAAAGGGCAATCTTGCGAAGTGGCTGAAGAAGGAAGGTGAGCCCATCAAGTCGGGCGATGTCATCGCCGAGATCGAGACCGACAAGGCGACGATGGAAGTCGAGGCGACCGATGAGGGCACACTCGGCAAGATACTGATCCCGGAAGGCACCGCCGACGTCGCCGTCAACACGCCGATCGCGACCATTCTGGCCGACGGCGAGAGCGCCGCCGATCTCGGCAAGGCCAGCGCGCCGGCGCAAGCGGCGAAGGCCGCGGAATCCGCGCCACCCGCTGAAGCCAAGGCGGAAGCGCCTCAGCCCAAGGCCGAGAAGGCACCAGCCGCGCCGCCCGCCGCCGTCGCCGAGCCCGATCCGGAAGTCCCGGCCGGCACCGAGATGATCACTCAAACCATCCGCGAAGCGCTCCGCGACGCGATGGCGGAAGAAATGCGGCGCGACCCAGATGTGTTCATCATGGGCGAGGAGGTCGCGGAATATCAGGGCGCCTACAAGGTGACCCAGGGCCTGCTGCAGGAATTCGGCGCGCGGCGCGTGATCGATACCCCGATCACCGAGCATGGTTTTACCGGCGTCGGCGTCGGCGCGGCGATGTCGGGGCTGAAGCCGATCGTCGAATTCATGACCTTCAATTTCGCCATGCAGGCGATCGACCAGATCATCAACTCCGCGGCCAAGACGCTGTACATGTCGGGCGGCCAGATGGGCTGCTCGATCGTGTTCCGCGGCCCGAACGGTGCCGCCGCCCGCGTCGCCGCCCAGCACAGCCAGGACTACTCGGCCTGGTACTCGCAAATTCCCGGGCTGAAGGTGATCGCGCCGTTCTCGGCGGCCGACTACAAGGGGCTGCTCAAGGCCGCGATCCGCGATCCCAATCCGGTCATCTTCCTCGAAAACGAAGTATTGTACGGCCACACCGGCCAAGTGCCAAAACTCGACGACTACGTGATCCCGATCGGCAAGGCGCGTATCGTTCGCTCGGGCAAGGACGTAACGCTGATCTCGTGGTCGAATGGCATGACCTACGCGCTGAAGGCCGCCGACGAACTCGCGAAGGAAGGCATCGAGGCCGAGGTGATCGACCTGCGCACGCTGCGTCCGATGGATACCGAGACCATCATTGCCTCCGTGAAGAAGACCGGCCGCGCGGTGACGGTGGAGGAGGGCTGGCAGCAAAGCGGCGTCGGCGCCGAGATCGCCGCTCGCATCATGGAGCACGCGTTCGACTATCTCGATGCGCCGGTCGCGCGCGTATCCGGCAAGGACGTGCCGATGCCTTATGCCGCAAACCTCGAAAAGCTCGCATTGCCTTCCGTTGCCGAGGTGGTCCAGGCCGCCAAGGCCGTTGCCTATCGGTAG
- a CDS encoding DUF5076 domain-containing protein encodes MPGPNEQPLPPDVIGREDAVEVLRAFVVDGGLSIAFQRAFEEPDMWGLLLVDIARHAARAYARESGYTEDEALARIVEMFEAEINRPTDMGSTTPRSQQGH; translated from the coding sequence ATGCCCGGTCCCAACGAACAACCGCTGCCGCCCGACGTCATCGGCCGCGAGGACGCCGTCGAAGTCCTGCGCGCTTTCGTCGTCGATGGCGGGCTCTCGATCGCGTTTCAGCGCGCCTTCGAGGAGCCTGACATGTGGGGTCTGCTGCTGGTCGATATCGCCCGCCACGCCGCCCGCGCCTATGCGCGCGAGAGCGGCTACACCGAGGACGAGGCGCTCGCGCGCATTGTCGAGATGTTCGAAGCCGAAATTAACCGGCCGACCGACATGGGCTCCACCACGCCCCGGTCACAACAGGGTCACTGA
- a CDS encoding pyruvate dehydrogenase complex dihydrolipoamide acetyltransferase, giving the protein MPINILMPALSPTMEKGNLAKWLKKEGDKVKSGDVIAEIETDKATMEVEAVDEGTIAKILVPEGTQDVPVNDVIAVLAGDGEDVKAAGAAPAPKAAEAPKEAAKEAPKPAATAPAPTPAPAAAPAPAPQAAAAPARGNGHARIFSSPLARRLAKDAGIDLSRINGSGPHGRIVARDVEDAKSGRGLKAPAAAPAAGPSIAPSMSDKQILALFEEGSYEIVPHDGMRRTIAQRLTASVQTVPHFYLTMDCDIGKLLVAREEINAAAPKDKEKKPLYKLSVNDFVIKAMAIALQRIPNCNVSWTEGGMLKHKHSDIGVAVAMPGGLITPIIRKAETKTLSTISSEMKDFAARARARKLKPEEYQGGTTAVSNLGMYGINHFTAVINPPHATILAVGTSEERPVVRAGKIEIAQMMSVTLSCDHRAIDGALGAELIGAFKQLIENPVMMMV; this is encoded by the coding sequence ATGCCGATCAACATTTTGATGCCTGCGCTGTCGCCCACGATGGAAAAGGGGAACCTTGCCAAGTGGCTCAAGAAAGAAGGCGACAAGGTCAAGTCCGGCGACGTGATCGCGGAGATCGAGACCGACAAGGCGACGATGGAAGTCGAGGCGGTCGACGAAGGCACGATCGCCAAGATCCTGGTGCCGGAGGGGACGCAGGATGTCCCCGTCAACGATGTGATCGCGGTGTTGGCCGGCGACGGCGAGGACGTGAAGGCGGCAGGCGCGGCGCCCGCGCCGAAGGCTGCCGAAGCGCCCAAGGAGGCAGCCAAAGAAGCGCCGAAGCCTGCCGCCACGGCACCGGCGCCAACGCCTGCGCCCGCAGCGGCTCCCGCGCCTGCCCCTCAGGCGGCGGCTGCGCCTGCCAGAGGTAACGGCCACGCCCGCATCTTCTCGTCGCCGCTCGCGCGCCGTCTGGCCAAGGATGCCGGTATCGATCTTTCCCGCATCAACGGCTCGGGCCCGCATGGCCGTATCGTCGCCCGCGACGTTGAGGACGCGAAATCCGGCAGGGGCCTGAAGGCGCCGGCTGCCGCGCCCGCGGCGGGTCCGAGCATCGCGCCGTCAATGTCCGACAAGCAGATCCTGGCGCTGTTCGAGGAAGGCTCCTACGAGATCGTGCCGCATGATGGCATGCGCCGCACCATCGCGCAGCGGCTCACTGCCTCGGTGCAGACCGTGCCGCATTTCTATCTGACCATGGACTGCGACATCGGCAAGCTGCTTGTGGCGCGCGAGGAGATCAACGCCGCAGCGCCCAAGGACAAGGAGAAGAAGCCGCTCTACAAGCTTTCGGTCAACGACTTCGTCATCAAGGCGATGGCGATCGCGCTGCAGCGGATTCCCAATTGCAACGTGAGCTGGACTGAAGGCGGTATGCTGAAGCACAAGCATTCCGACATCGGCGTGGCCGTGGCGATGCCCGGCGGCCTGATCACGCCGATCATCCGCAAAGCGGAAACCAAAACGCTTTCGACCATCTCGTCCGAGATGAAGGATTTTGCCGCACGCGCGCGAGCCCGCAAGCTGAAGCCGGAAGAATACCAGGGCGGCACCACGGCGGTGTCGAACCTCGGAATGTACGGCATCAATCACTTCACCGCCGTGATCAACCCGCCGCATGCGACGATCCTGGCGGTGGGCACCAGCGAGGAACGTCCTGTGGTGCGCGCCGGCAAGATCGAGATCGCGCAGATGATGAGCGTAACGCTCTCCTGCGATCACCGGGCCATCGACGGCGCGCTCGGCGCCGAGCTGATCGGCGCGTTCAAGCAGTTGATCGAAAATCCTGTGATGATGATGGTGTGA
- the lpdA gene encoding dihydrolipoyl dehydrogenase, translating to MADNSFDVIIIGSGPGGYVTAIRSAQLGFKTAIIEKSYLGGICLNWGCIPTKALLRSAEIFHYMQHAKEYGLSAEKISFDPKAVVQRSRGVSKRLNDGVGFLMKKNKVTVIWGEASIDAPGKVTVKKSAVEAPKGALGEGAYQAKHIILATGARPRVLPGLEPDKKLVWTYFEAMVPERMPKSLLVVGSGAIGIEFASFFHTMGADVTVVEVLPQILPVEDAEIAGLARKRFEKQGIKILSSTKVTKLEKKADSVVATIDDGKKPQTVEFERVISAVGVVGNIEGLGLEKLGVKTDRGVVVIDGYGKTNIPGIYAIGDVAGPPMLAHKAEHEGVVCIETIKGLHPHATDKNLIPGCTYCHPQIASVGLTEAKAKENGREIRVGRFPFVGNGKAIALGEDQGLVKVIFDKKTGQLLGAHMIGAEVTELIQGYVVAMNLETTEEELMHTVFPHPTLSEMMKEAVLDAYGRVLNI from the coding sequence ATGGCCGACAATTCCTTCGACGTCATCATCATCGGCTCCGGCCCCGGCGGCTACGTCACCGCAATCCGCTCGGCCCAGCTCGGCTTCAAGACCGCGATCATCGAAAAGTCCTATCTCGGCGGCATCTGCCTGAACTGGGGCTGCATCCCGACCAAGGCGCTTCTGCGCTCCGCCGAGATTTTTCACTACATGCAGCACGCCAAGGAGTACGGCCTCTCCGCGGAGAAAATATCGTTCGATCCGAAGGCTGTGGTGCAGCGCTCGCGCGGCGTCTCGAAGCGGCTGAATGACGGCGTCGGCTTCCTGATGAAGAAGAACAAGGTCACGGTGATCTGGGGCGAGGCGTCGATCGACGCGCCCGGCAAGGTCACCGTAAAGAAGTCCGCCGTCGAGGCGCCGAAGGGCGCGCTGGGTGAGGGCGCCTATCAGGCAAAGCACATCATTCTCGCCACCGGCGCCCGGCCGCGCGTGCTGCCGGGACTTGAGCCTGACAAGAAACTGGTCTGGACCTACTTTGAGGCGATGGTGCCGGAGCGGATGCCGAAATCGCTGCTGGTTGTCGGCTCCGGCGCGATCGGCATCGAGTTCGCTTCGTTCTTCCACACCATGGGCGCCGACGTCACCGTGGTCGAGGTGCTGCCGCAAATCCTCCCCGTCGAGGACGCGGAGATCGCAGGTTTGGCGCGCAAGCGGTTCGAGAAGCAGGGCATCAAGATTCTCTCAAGCACCAAGGTCACGAAGCTCGAGAAGAAGGCCGACAGCGTGGTCGCCACCATCGACGACGGCAAGAAGCCGCAAACCGTCGAGTTCGAGCGGGTGATCTCGGCGGTCGGCGTGGTCGGCAACATCGAGGGGCTCGGTCTCGAAAAGCTCGGCGTCAAGACCGATCGCGGCGTCGTCGTGATCGATGGCTACGGCAAGACCAACATCCCCGGCATCTACGCCATCGGCGACGTCGCCGGCCCGCCGATGCTCGCCCACAAGGCCGAGCACGAGGGCGTGGTCTGTATCGAGACCATCAAGGGCCTGCACCCGCACGCCACGGACAAGAACCTCATTCCCGGCTGCACCTACTGCCACCCGCAGATTGCTTCCGTGGGGCTGACCGAGGCGAAGGCGAAAGAAAACGGCCGTGAAATCCGCGTCGGCCGTTTCCCCTTCGTCGGCAACGGCAAGGCGATCGCGCTCGGCGAGGACCAGGGCCTGGTCAAGGTGATCTTCGACAAGAAGACGGGACAATTGCTCGGCGCGCATATGATAGGTGCCGAAGTGACCGAGCTGATCCAGGGCTATGTAGTCGCGATGAATCTGGAGACCACGGAAGAAGAACTGATGCACACGGTATTCCCGCATCCGACGCTGTCGGAGATGATGAAGGAGGCGGTGCTCGATGCTTACGGGCGGGTGTTGAACATTTAA